A stretch of Prunus dulcis chromosome 6, ALMONDv2, whole genome shotgun sequence DNA encodes these proteins:
- the LOC117631362 gene encoding CBL-interacting serine/threonine-protein kinase 3, with protein MNQPKIKRRVGKYEVGRTIGEGTFAKVKFARNSDTGEPVALKIIDKEKVLKHKMAEQIKREIATMKLIKHPNVVRLFEVMGSKTKIFIVMEFVTGGELFDKIVNNGRMREDEARRYFQQLINAVDYCHSRGVYHRDLKPENLLLDTYGNLKVSDFGLSALSQQVRDDGLLHTTCGTPNYVAPEVLNDRGYDGATADMWSCGVILFVLLAGYLPFDDSNLMTLYKKISAAEFTCPPWLSFGAMKLIARILDPNPMTRITIAEILEDEWFKKDYKSLVFEEKEDTNLDDVEAVFKDSEEHHVTEKKEEQPAAMNAFELISMSKGLNLGNLFDVEQEFKRETRFTSKCPANEIIHKIEEAAKPLGFDVHKKNYKLRLENMKAGRKGNLNVATEVFQVAPSLHMVEVRKAKGDTLEFHKFYKNLSTCLEDVVWKTEEDMQKVK; from the exons ATGAATCAACCAAAAATCAAGCGTCGAGTGGGTAAATATGAGGTGGGAAGGACAATTGGTGAGGGAACATTTGCAAAAGTGAAGTTTGCTAGAAATTCTGATACTGGGGAACCTGTAGCTCTCAAGATTATTGACAAAGAGAAGGTTCTCAAACACAAGATGGCTGAACAG ATTAAACGGGAAATAGCAACAATGAAGCTGATTAAGCATCCAAATGTTGTTCGGTTATTTGAg GTAATGGGGAGTAAGACAAAGATATTTATAGTTATGGAGTTCGTTACCGGTGGGGAGCTCTTTGACAAAATT GTAAACAATGGACGGATGAGAGAAGATGAAGCACGGAGATACTTCCAACAGCTTATTAATGCTGTTGATTACTGCCATAGCAGAGGTGTCTATCATAGAGATCTGAAG CCAGAAAATTTGCTATTGGATACATATGGGAACCTTAAggtttcagattttggattgAGTGCACTGTCCCAACAAGTCAGg GATGACGGCTTGCTTCACACTACATGTGGAACTCCAAATTATGTTGCTCCTGAG GTCCTTAATGATAGAGGCTATGATGGGGCAACTGCGGACATGTGGTCATGTGGAGTGATACTCTTTGTATTGCTTGCAGGTTACTTGCCTTTTGATGATTCTAATCTTATGACCCTGTATAAAAAA ATCTCAGCAGCTGAATTCACTTGCCCCCCTTGGCTCTCTTTTGGTGCCATGAAGTTAATAGCTCGAATTTTGGATCCCAATCCTATGACT CGTATCACTATTGCTGAAATTCTTGAAGATGAATGGTTCAAGAAGGATTACAAGTCACTTGTGTTtgaggagaaagaagatacAAACTTGGATGATGTAGAAGCTGTTTTTAAGGATTCAGAA GAGCACCATGTgacagaaaagaaggaagaacaACCAGCAGCTATGAATGCATTTGAGTTAATTTCAATGTCGAAGGGGCTTAACCTGGGGAATTTGTTTGATGTAGAACAG GAATTTAAGAGAGAAACAAGGTTCACATCCAAATGCCCTGCCAATGagataattcataaaattgaAGAAGCTGCAAAGCCTCTTGGTTTTGACgtacataaaaaaaactacaag CTGAGGCTTGAAAACATGAAAGCTGGAAGAAAGGGAAACCTTAATGTTGCCACAGAG GTATTTCAAGTGGCACCTTCTCTTCACATGGTTGAGGTGCGAAAAGCCAAAGGGGACACCTTGGAGTTCCACAAG TTCTATAAGAACCTCTCTACATGCCTGGAGGATGTTGTTTGGAAGACTGAGGAGGATATGcaaaaagtgaagtaa